From the genome of Miscanthus floridulus cultivar M001 chromosome 10, ASM1932011v1, whole genome shotgun sequence, one region includes:
- the LOC136489074 gene encoding uncharacterized protein, translated as MRPPRPPQPTPPPSSRPLHLLVVVPVLCFAAILTPAAAAVAAAATGDTGGAGGEGGVIRTRTAAVARSAMAWPSKCKWLPLPNSGRCPSYTLVSKYHKIWKETKQFVSAKDVLKKEPVSDVIALKDSMKYFDADFFNDSKLREMEDGAKEFNVPALEKIGNWSRQRMVVEVGL; from the exons ATGCGGCCGCCACGTCCTCCCCAACCGACGCCACCTCCCTCCTCCCGCCCCCTCCACCTCCTCGTTGTCGTCCCCGTCCTCTGTTTCGCGGCCATCCtgacgcccgccgccgccgcggtagcagcagcagcaacaggggACACGGGCGGAGCAGGAGGAGAAGGCGGCGTCATCAGGACCAGGACCGCTGCTGTCGCCAGGTCCGCCATG GCATGGCCATCAAAATGTAAATGGTTGCCCTTACCAAACAGTGGGAGGTGTCCCTCGTATACTCTTGTTTCCAAATACCACAAGATTTGGAAG GAAACGAAGCAATTTGTTTCTGCAAAAGATGTTCTGAAGAAAGAACCAGTTAGCGATGTCATTGCTTtaaaggattccatgaagtatttTGATGCTGATTTCTTCAATGATTCAAAA CTACGTGAGATGGAAGATGGTGCAAAGGAATTCAATGTACCTGCATTAGAGAAAATCGGAAATTGGTCGCGTCAGAGAATGGTGGTAGAGGTgggcctttaa